The Chlorocebus sabaeus isolate Y175 chromosome 11, mChlSab1.0.hap1, whole genome shotgun sequence genomic interval accatcaaagctgggcatggtggctcacgcctgtaattccagtactttgggaggcagaggcagggggctggcatgcgcctaggaattcaagaccagcctggacaacataccaagactctgtctctacacacacacaaaattagccaggtgtggtggtgcgcacctgtggtcctagctgctcaggacactgaggtggaaggatcactcgagcctgagaggcagaggcttcagtaagccacaattgtgccactgcactccagtgtgggtgacagagcgagaccctgtcttaaaaaaagataaaaactgtcAAATGTAGTGCATGTTTGTTTTGGGGactaaatgcttatttttaagaAGATGGTTAAAGTACTCAGCAATATTTAGTAAGTTAAAGCCTTAGGTTTTAAACCTGATTTGGGGTTGAGCTCTGGGAAGGAAAGGATGATTGATTCATAGGCACCCTGATACAGTCACTTATGATCTGAAAAACAGATGTACTATAAGGCACTCATAAAAATAACACCAGTCCTATGCTTATCTCTTAAAGTCATGTTGTTTTCTGCAAggtgttaaaaatgaaaataagattgtTCTAATAACATTGAAGTTTCATGAGTATGTGTGTATGATACAAGTGAAATTGATGGGTAACTACTTGCAGTATAATTCTTTTAGAATTATGTACTTTTAGATTGACCTACCAGAACTGCTGAAATAAAAAACACtccattttaatttgaaatagtGGGAACATTGGCTCCGCTGCAGTGATTTTTAAGTGTATACATGCCCGACTGAATGGATTAAGTTCATCATTGGTGCTGCATTGAGGTCATTCAGAGACTTTCTTTTGCCATTGCAGGTAGAGCGGGAAAAGGCCATTCTTTTGGCCAACCTACAGGAGTCACAGACACAGCTGGAACACACCAAGGGGGCACTGACGGAGCAGCATGAGCGCGTGCACCGGCTCACAGAGCACGTCAATGCCATGAGGGGCCTGCAAAGCAGCAAGGAGCTCAAGGCTGAGCTGGACGGGGAGAAGGGCCGGGACTCAGGGGAGGAGGCCCATGACTACGAGGTGGACATCAATGGCTTAGAGATCCTTGAATGCAAATATAGGGTGGCAGTAACTGAGGTGATTGATCTGAAAGCTGAAATTAAGGCCTTAAAGGAGAAATATAATAAATCTGTAGAAAACTACACTGATGAGAAGGCCAAATATGAGAGTAAAATCCAGATGTATGATGAGCAGGTGACAAGCCTTGAGAAGACCACCAAAGAGAGTGGTGAGAAGATGGCCCACATGGAGAAGGAGTTGCAAAAGATGACCAGCATAGCCAACGAAAATCACAATACTCTTAATACGGCCCAGGATGAGTTAGTGACATTCAGTGAGGAATTAGCTCAGCTTTACCACCATGTGTGTCTATGTAATAATGAAACTCCCAACAGGGTCATGCTGGATTACTATAGGCAGAGCAGAGTCACCCGCAGTGGCAGCCTGAAAGGGCCCGATGATCCCAGAGGACTTTTGTCCCCAcgattagccaggcggggtgtgTCATCCCCAGTAGAAACAAGGACCTCATCTGAACCAGTTGCAAAAGAAAGCACAGAGGCCAGCAAAGAACCAAGTCCAACTAAGACCCCCACAATCTCTCCTGTTATTACTGCCCCACCATCATCTCCAGTATTGGATACAAGTGACATCCGCAAAGAGCCAATGAATATCTACAACCTTAATGCCATAATCCGGGACCAAATCAAGCATCTGCAGAAAGCTGTGGACCGGTCCTTGCAACTGTCTCGTCAAAGAGCAGCAGCTCGGGAGCTAGCCCCCATGATTGATAAAGACAAGGAAGCCTTAATGGAAGAGATCCTCAAGCTAAAGTCCCTGCTGAGCACCAAACGGGAGCAGATCGCCACATTGAGGGCAGTGTTGAAAGCCAACAAGCAGGTAATCTCATTCTACTGGTGAAAGCATGCTAGTTAAAGCTTTCTTAACTAATTTATTCCATAATTTATTGAGTATCCAGTATCATCAAGATGAGAGTTCAGATTCTTGGTCAGTGGAGAAATAAAACCATGTCCCAGTGTCAGATCAGAATgtcataataattattatttttaaatgagtgaatggatgaaatATCTGTGCCCAGCTaggtggaggcagaggtgaggAAGTTAAAAACACAGGAGAAGATCCAGATGCCTTTCCGCAGATGTAGAAAGGCAGCTCAGGCGGTGCTGGGCTGAAGCCTGGCAGTGAGTAGCTGTGGAAACAGGAGATGGAGGGTGGCAGAATAGGCTGGCAAGACAGGTTACACCAACCAGGGAGATACAGCAAGAAAGACAGACACCCAGCAGACAGCCGGAGCAAACAGAGGGAAATCTGGGTACAGATCATGAAGAAGGTCTGATGGCCAATAACTGGACCCCGGCTTTGGAGCTGGAGGTTCAGATTCAAGACTCAATTTCTAGGGGTATAgcaagaattttttgtttttgtttttgttttttgtttgtttgttttgagacagagtctcactctgttgcccaggctggagtgcagtggtgccatctcagctcactgtaacctctgcctcctgggttcaagcgattctcatgcctcagcctcccaagcagctgggattacaggcgtgtgccaccatgcctggctaattttttgtattttcaaatagacaggatttcgccatattgtctaggctggtcttgaactgctgacctcaagtgatccgcctgcctcaacctcccaaagtgctgggattacagacatgagccaccacacccagccaagtatAGCAAGATTAAAATGAGTGTTTTGTCCTTcatcccaaacctagagaaacaagagcactaaataaatgaacaagtcaGGGATGAAAGGCAAGACAGCTGTGAGGAACTGAGTTACAGAAACAAAGCCAGACAGATTGTTATCAACAAATTAAATAGTTTGGGGCCACTTTAGCAAGCAaatgagagagagtgtgtgtgtgagagagtatgAGAATGAGCTCTACCTGTGCTAGTGACCACATTCTGAAATTTAGGTTCATATGGGATGTTAACTCACGTGGGTCAGAGCTTAAGTAATAGGGAGCTTTTCCTAGCTATTGATCTTGTCCTTCTGGACAAGTAGTAATGTTACAACATGAACCTGTCTTAATTCCCAGCCCTCTTTAATGACTGAAATTGTTTTGCACTCTTGAGTTTTACCTGGGTGGGAGTGCTGCGAAATATAGGCAGGAAAATTCTTTTCACCTTTATTTAGTTTATCTGAAAAGATAGCCTCAAAAGACACATATTTGAGAAAGGTGCTGAATAAGTGTTGGTGTTGATAAAGAGAAGCAACAAAGCACCAAATGCCCTCTTGCAAACGCAAGCAGTGCCAGTGAATAGTAGGTCAGGGGAGCTCTTGGTCTTTAGTGATTGAAGGTTAATTTCAGATTCAGAATGCCTTCTCCGTTTGCCATTATCTGGGGAAAACCACGCCCTTATTATGTCATCTACAGTGCAGCTTTCGAGTCCTCATCTCTAGTTCCCATAAATCTATTTATATAATTGACATCTATACCATAAGCTGTAATACTGTTTGCACTATTAACATGTTTTATATAAACCTAAGGGCAAAATACGACTTTATTTTGTGTTGTCactttagaaaaatagaaaagattagaGTGAATGAAGAGTTTGTGAGAGATCTGACTCCAATTTTAGGTCAGAATAAAGGAATTTATTATATAACTCTGCTATAATTTAAAGACTCAGTGATTCAGAGTGGTCATAAATAACCAATACCATATTAGATAAGGCTTACACAACCTTTATCAAGGACATACTATCCTAGGGCATTCTTGGTCAAGCCATCCAAATAACTTCTCTGACTTCTTCCTAAAGGTTGAATATTAACAATttagggccaggcgcaggggctcacgcctgtaatcccagcacttggggaggccaaggcaggcggatcacttgaggtcaggaatttgagaccagcctgaccaacatggagaaaccccgtctctactaaaaatacaaaattagccaggcgtggtggtgcgtgcctgtaatcccagctactcgggaggctgaggcaggagaatcgcttgaacccgggaggcagaagttgcagtgagctgagattgagcgattgcactccagcctgggcaacaagagtgaaaatctgtcttaaaaaaagaaaaaaaaacaagatgctTAACTGAAACAGAGGTATAGATAAGGACACTTGGCCCACCAACAGAGACTAATTTGTGAACCAGCATTTATTGATTACATATTTTCTGGGGGAcagtaataaaataacatattttcagggatgcaaaaataaatgacatactCTAGTAGGAATTCCACAATTGCCTATAGCTATTTATAAGATAGGAGTCATCAAGCGCTTTAGAGTGATGTAAACAGTACCACGGGAATTCAGAACAGAACAAAGCATTCCTAGctgaagttttattttcacaattttttgtggtacaggttgagtatcccttttccaaaatgttcgggatgaaaaatgtttcagattttggattttggacatttgcatatatatataatgagataaCTTGGGGATGGGATCCAAGTCCAAACATGATATTTCATGAGACAGGAAACAAGAAATTTcatgtattcatatatacatagcCTGatggtaattttatacaatatttttaataattttgtggcTGAAACAAAATTTTGACTGTGACTCATTACATGAGGTCAAGTGTAGAATTTTATGgcatcatgtcagcactcaaaagctttcagattttgaagcattttgggTTTTGGATtaaggatgctcaacctgtaccaTTTGCATTACATTAGAGTTACAGTCTAGATGGACTcagtaaattaaatgaaaaccCGTTTCTAGTGATGCATTTGGTCCTACATGTTCATTATGTTGGGCCTGTTGCTGTGATGCTTATGTGCCATAAATAACTTTTAAGTATTAACAGATGACATTCACTATATTTAGACATTGTGGAATGTTCATTTTTAAGGTTAAGGTGAGAATTCTAGGGTAAAAAGAAAATCTCCCTGTTTTAAAATAGGCATTCTACTATACAGCCATAAGaaacaatgagatcatgtcatttgcagggacatagttggagctggagaccattatccttagcaaactaacacaggggcagaaaaccagataccgcatattctcacttataagtgggagctacatgATGAGAGCAAatagacacatagaggggaacagcaAGCACTGGTTCCTATTGGAGGCTGAAGgatgagaggaaggagaggatcaggaaaaataaagaatggatactaggcttaatacctgggtgaagAAATAATtggtacaacaaacccccacgacacacatttacctatgtaacaaacctgcacatcctgcacccGTACcccgaacttaaaataaaagttaaaaataaataaataaaataggcattCTGTAGTCTCTATGAATCTTCTCATTTACTTAAGGATTTTTTCATAGGCACAGTGCCTTCTGATGAAGTCAGTAAATGCTTCTGAAGCACCATCCATCTAGCACTGTGCTACATGCTGAAGATTCAAAGACTCACACATGGTCCCTGCCTTCCAGAagactcagcctcctggggaTGTCAGGATAGAAATACAATTACAGTTCAGCATTACACGTGCTGTAATCCAAGTTGTGAGAACAATACAGAGGAAGCAACTAAGGTTTCCTAGAGGAGCGGAAAAGACTTCACAGAAGCAATTATACCTTAGTTTGTTCTTAAAGGGTAAGGAGTTGTTTtccagaggaggaggaagtaatTCCAAACAGTAGGTAGAGAGCCTTAGGAGTGACAAAATAGAATGATATATTCAGGGAATGCTCACAAAGGTCTGCGTGGCTGGAAATAAGACTTTTTTATTTAGAAAGTCAACTTTGGAGTGTGTGGAGAATGTGAATGCAGACATCAGCAAACCCAATGAGTTATGGATACTTAAAATTACTTAATTCTGGAAAAACTTTGCACAGTCTATGGACAAACAAATCTACAAACAAAACTGAGGCTTTGGGGTGTTTGTCACAAACAATAAAtgagtttgtatttctatttcaGGTCTAGCTCTTCTGTTATCCCCCTCTTTATTCCCCTTAAATACTGACCATGGGACTCTGTGCTTACAAATTTGTTACATCTACATTTTCACAACTTAAAcatacttttctgttttaaatgaaTATGTGTCTAAGCTTTTTAAACACTAAACAAGTGCCATTTTTCCCTAGGTCAATTTCTGCGTTGTGGATAATTTTCTCAATGTGTAATATTTCTGAAGATTCCTCCAAGTATTAACGCTACAGAACATACAGAAGTATTTTATGAGTAAAGTCTCATTTTAATCTGAATTTAAATCCAATCAAAACTCATAAGAAACTACTTCAGAACCAAAACAATAACAAAGTACCCCATCCCAACATTGATTTAATTaagaaagaatttatttctaTAGATGTTGTCACTTTGCATATGAAGGTTTCAAGCTGCCCATTTCAAGCcccaaaagaaatgttaaaaaccaGGGTAGTCTTCCTGGGAAATCCCATTAGTAATGGATTTCTCTACTCGTAATGGGGTTTTTCATTAGTATGGGGTATTTGTATACATTCTGAAAAGTTATAGTTTCCAGTTCATAAAAATAATGTGTTCCCAGTTTGGCTTCAACATGCAAACTATGTGCTATGCATCAAACGGGCAATCCCTAAGTATACACTGATTTTATGCATTGATTCAGTCAGTGTGTTTTTTTACTTATGTGTGTGCCAGGGTAGCTCTTGATTTGAAACACTATTAATTCCAAGAACTTCAGACATGCCCAAATCCTAGATTCAAACAAATGTTTTAACTCATTCAACATTTCATAACCCCTACATTTATGGAGATTTTTAAGGAATTATATTTGACTCTTTCATTGTTTGGACAAATTGTATGCAAATTAGAAAGTAATTAGTTCTCTATCACTTCTTTTCCTTAAACATATAACATGGATTTATAGTTTATCATATACTCATATTATAAATTACAATGGTGTATGTCTTTTATTCTATGTTTTGGCCCCACAGAGCACAGGTGACAAAATTTGAGTTCTAACATATTCCAATTTGATTATTCCAATAGAAGCTCTGCCTCTTTACGAAATAATTAGTAAAATTTTTCTTGTATAAAGTTTCATTTTGGCTCCCTCCTTGTCCTGAAATCCCATACTTTCAACAATctgcattaaatatttattaaactacTGGCATTCTCTTAGCTCCTGATACTGACTCTGGCTCACAGCGGGTTTATAGGGCAATTTAACTACATTATGAATTCACAACACATTTTgacattaaagaaaaactttCCTCTGTCCGAAGCGCATACctatgtttatataaaatgtaacaaaTCAGTTTCACTTTCCTTTTATAAAAGAACATAATAGGCCCAGCATGAAGCAATCTGTATGATGGATTTTCCTGATATGAAAATTGTAAGCCGTGTGATTTTCTGCTTTAGACAGCTGAGGTGGCACTAGCTAATCTCAAgaacaaatatgaaaatgaaaaagcaatggTGACTGAAACCATGACGAAGCTTAGAAATGAACTGAAGGCTTTGAAAGAAGAtgctgcaaccttctcctccctgAGAGCAATGTTTGCAACAAGGTAACGGTATTTTCTTCCTACGACTGGGTGTGGTAGGTGGGGAAAAGGCTTTAAAATTCACAGCCCTGCCTTTGTGCATGTTGAGTGTATTCGGTGTGTAGTCTAGGATGGCTAAGTGTGAAGAAAATCTGTGGAAGTCCACTCTGATGTATCTAAAATTTTGCAAGCCTTCTGTGCTGTTTTCCAGAGCCCCCTACTGAACACTCTGGATCCAGAAAttctattacataaaaatattttttaagtgagtTAATATTAATAGATTGTTTCTAGAATTTATGCACCCCAAAGATACTCGCCTTCCaaataaaaagctttcaataagGGGGAAAACCCCACTTCCTAGAATAGCTAAATATTACCACCTCTGAAATAGAGTTCTGTGAAGGAAGTACATGAAAGTATATAAAAGCACCTTACCTTTAGTACTGTGTGAGAAGATACTGTCATAATGAAGGTTAATAATCATCATACCAGCTAattacttagaatttttttttttttttttttttttttttggggacagagtctcacactgtcgcccaggctggagggcagtggcgcgatctcagctcactgcaagctccacctcccgggttctagagagtctcctgcctcacccttccgagtagctgggactacaggcacccgccaccacccccggctaattttttgtatttttactagagacagggtctcgatctcctgacctcgtgatccaccctcctcagcctcccaaagtgctgggatcaaaggcattagccaccgcacccagctttttttttctttttgagacagagtcttgcactgttgcccaggctggagtgcagtggcgcgatctcggctcactgcaagctctgcctcctgggttcacaccgttcatcctgcctcagcctcccgagtagctggaactacaggcgcccgccgccacgcccggctagttttttgtacttttagtagagacggggtttcaccgtgttagccaggatggtctggatctcctgacctcatgatccactcgccttggcctcccaaagtgccaaagtGCTCGGAtcatgggcgtgagccaccgcgcccggccatattttgtttttaaacgtGAAGTGATGGTTAAGAATGTATTTGATTTGAAGTTTTCAGAATCTTGAGATTTTCAGTATACTgttgaaatacatattttgctGTCACaatacaatgtaaaaaaaaattactttttttttttttgagatagggtttctgtcacccaggctgaagtgcagtggcgccatctcggttcactgcagcctggacatcctgggctcaagcaatcctctcacctcacctcagcctcccgagtagctgggactgcaggcttgcaccaccactcACGctaatttttgtggattttgtggaggcagggtctcgccatgttgcccaggctggtctcaaattcctgggctcaagagatccgcccaccttggcctccagaagtccTGAGTtagggtatgagccaccatgcccgaccaaatCCCACCAATTATATATCTTGTATGATGCAAACTTGGTGCAAAATTCACAAATCATTACTATGTCTTTACTGGCAGATTTAGTAAATAATTTACATGTAGCTGATACATGTAAaagtgttaaaaacaaacaaacaaagatctcTTGAGCTTTATAGGAGTCCCCCAGAAACTGTCCAGCTTTCTTTGTATGTTAGGAGAGTACAGGCTTAAGCTCAGACCTTGTGATTGAATCTCTTGGAGATGGCAGTGAGAAGGCTGAGTGCCCCAAAGCCCACAGGGGTGCAGAGGAACTGTAGGGAACTGGCTTCTGGGTCACAGGGCATGACAGTGTTTGGGGAATAGAATGTGTTTACCTGGCTGCTATGGTGGACAGGATAGAGAATAGGAATAAGGCACAATGCCCCCTCTTTGATGAAAGAATCAGGATTACATTTGGaatcaagaaaacataaatttccTCTTTGAcaaggaaacttttaaaaatgtcaaaggaCATTTCAAGTCTGAATCTGATTTATATAAGAATTATTATCccctagccaggcacggtggctcacacctataatcccagcactttgggaggccaaggcgggtggatcacctgaggtcaggagttcgagaccagcgtggccaacatggtgaaaccccgtctctactaaaaatacaaaaattagccgggcatggtggcgcacacctgtagtcccagctactcaggaggctaagggaggagaattgcttgaacctgggaggtggaagttgcagtgagctgagatcatgccactgcactccagcctgggtgatagagcaagactccatctcaaaaataataataataatagttttttataaaaaggaattatcccCAAATTGTccattttcatatactttttttggcgtaaatatgaaaataataatatttattattcatattttagtgggtaaataaattcagaaaaaaaaaaactcagaatgaGCTTTTCCCCCACACCACCTCTATCTTCCAAATGTATATGTGCTCAGGTTTTGCCTTTGGTAAGGAAAAAAGATCACTAAGCTTATCTTCCTTCTTTGGCACAAGTATGAAACCTGAATAAAGATGTTTCGGACAGCCTGCTATATCTGTATCAAACCTTGTGCAAATCTTGGTTTTTGcagggttttctgttttttggttttttgacaACTCATTGCTCTGTCATCTGGTTGAGAAATCATTGAAAATACTCAGTTTTCTAATTCAGGCAAATCAGTCAAATTGACAAGAGCAACAGCTGCAATCTAAAACTAAAACATGTaaatacagataaggaaatgttttcttcataaacattattattttggaTATTATAGGCATAGCCTATAATAAACTTGTTATATTCCtccaaagaataaaatgttatacAGTAAAAAGAGCTACTGTAAGACACTTCAGGTACTGTGGACATTGTGGGAGACTTGACCGTTATTCTGCTGTTACACGGCAGCCCCACAATAACTCTGTCCCTGGGGTTTAAGACGTTGCCTATTAAGACTGTCTCcatatgggctgggtgcagtggctgatacctgtaatcccagcactttgggagactgaggcaggaagatcacttgaggccaggagttcgagaccagtctgggcaacatagtgagaccctgtctctttaaaaaatgatcatgactgggcgtggtgactcatgccagtaatcccagcactttgggaggccagggtgggaggatcacttaaggtcaggagttcgagaccagcctggccaacatggtgaaaccccgtctctactaaaaaaatacaaaaattagccgggcatggtggcacactcctgtaattccaactacttgggaggctgaggcatgagaattgcttgaacctaggagacagaggttgcagtgaaccaagatcacgccactgcactccagcctgggcaatacagcaagactcagtctcaaaaaacaaacaaaacaacaacaagaaaataataagtttttttaaatgtcccaTCTGTCCTTCATTGTATGGATGAACATACATTCTAATTTTCTGCTATTATAGGTTATCTACATTCTATTGCTAGACCTTTAAACCAGTcttctaaatttctaaatttcagtCAAATTTATTACTTTTCAACTTAAGTCCAAATTCAGTTTCACCAAGATTTTCCCCTGACCCCTTCTCTGTTTTGGTTGCAGATGTGATGAATATGTCACCCAGTTGGATGAGATGCAGAGACAGTTAGCAGCCGCAGAGGATGAGAAGAAGACTCTAAACACTTTGTTACGAATGGCTATCCAGCAAAAACTCGCCCTGACCCAGAGGCTGGAGGACTTAGAGTTTGACCATGAGCAGTCCCGACGCAGCAAAGGCAAACTTGGAAAGAGCAAGATCGGCAGCCCTAAAGTAAGTGGGGAGGCATCAGTCACCGTGCCCACCATAGACACTTACCTCCTGCATAGTCAGGGCCCACAGACACCCAACATTCGGGTCAGCAGTGGCACTCAGAGGAAAAGGTATGCATGCAGCGATCTTCATAGTAcggtgcagtggccagattttAGTTAACTGCAAAAATGAATGTGCTCTTGTTGTGGAGgatggaggaggggaaggaaaagaaaaaatgggagcTGGCATATAAATGGTCCTTGCTAATGTGGGTCTTTCCAGATCAAAACCTTTTTGATAATTGTGTTTATGTAGTCCTTTCTAACCCCCTGCCCAATCCCTCCTCTTGATTAATCGTAATATAATTTTCAAGTGTCTGTTAATATTTTTGCTACTCTTTGTATGTGTAAATatgcctctcccttccctccaacATAAGAATTAGTAGATAAAGGTGGATATTAAGAATGAAGCGTGTTCTACCtgggttataattttaaaagtcgtTGTACCTTTGGAAATGGTGCTGTTTATCAGCTTCTCTTTAACGGGACAAGGATATGAATATGTTCTTTTAGGGTAACTTTTGTCCATATGACCAAAATTGATGACGGTCTGAAAGGGGATGTCTATATCTAGATAAAATGGGGTGGAATACACACAGTCCTTTTCTTGAAAGCGGTTTTTGTGCTTTTTCATTTGGCATGGGAATATTGCCCAGAGAAACCACTTGTAAGGTTTTTAGGGGCTTGATTGTGTGACCTCTTTCCAGAGTCCTGGCTGTTGAGTTACTTACCATGTATTTTCGGTTAatggtaacatttttattttaggagcTTTCATTAAAGactcaaataatatattttctatttgcgGTTCAAGCTGACTAActgtaataaatctcttttccAGTATCCAGAACAGTTTCCAAATAGGGTTGTATCCTGAtgtggaaacttaaaaaaaaaaaaaaatagcaaaaatattgatttacatatttaaacAATGAAATGCCAATATAAATAATGTTGTCACTGGTGAGGCATTGAAAGGTAATTAaagtaaaacttttttgtttcctatatgtatttttcttggaTCTCCTGCAAGACAATTTTCACCTTCCCTTTGTGATCAGAGCCGTCCCAGGACTTCAGGGGCTTCCTACCTACAGAATTTATTAAGAGTTCCCCCTGATCCCACCTCCACAGAATCATTTCTTCTGAAGGGCCCCCCCTCCATGAGTGAATTCATCCAAGGGCACCGGCTCAGCAAGGAAAAAAGGTTAACCGTGGCTCCACCAGGTAAACATTTTTTCCTTGGGTGCATGTGATGCAAATGATTAGTTGAGTAgactctccccttccttccagtCACTCAGGCCCACGCATCTGCAGAGTCTACCTTTGATGATGTGTAAATTCCTACAAGTCAAGTAAAAACTTCCTTTACACTTAGCTTCCTGTTTCCTCCTTTACTCATATTCCTTAGAATGACAGACTTCCATTTAACAGCCAAAGATGGCAAATGAGAGTTGGAAGGACTGGGATAGGAAAAGGGAAATTAGCAACAAGCACAATACATACACACTTGGATCCTATTTGCAGTTTGGTAGCTCATGGTGATTCCATCTTGGTCAGATTTGGCCAGTTCTCTcttatcatttttaatataatttccaTAAAGGGAGCCATATGTATAACAAGGCTTTTGGGCTGATTTCCTTTTGTAGTGACTCAGAATGTCTCCTCAATCATTATATTGAGAATAAAAGTAAAACCCTCTAAGATTTTGCTCCTCAAGAACATTTAGGTCTTAGTATAATGTTCTTGTAGATTGCAAGCCCCCGTTCGTTAATGCTTACCAACATGCTCACACTTAGCTTcactattttgcatttttcttccttccttccttcctttcattctttttacttgTTCTATGAAGAGGCCTAAATTGAAAATGTGACATATGACAAATAGAGAAAATGTGACTTCTTGCaaataaaaatcatccttttgaGGAATCCCTGCATGTGAGTATAGGGCAGAAGTGGCAAACAAGGAGCCCATAAACCAAAGTAAGCTTAAGCGCAGCTGTTAGA includes:
- the BICD1 gene encoding protein bicaudal D homolog 1 isoform X9, which codes for MAAEEVLQTVDHYKTEIERLTKELTETTHEKIQAAEYGLVVLEEKLTLKQQYDELEAEYDSLKQELEQLKEAFGQSFSIHRKVAEDGETREETLLQESASKEAYYLGKILEMQNELKQSRAVVTNVQAENERLTAVVQDLKENNEMVELQRIRMKDEIREYKFREARLLQDYTELEEENITLQKLVSTLKQNQVEYEGLKHEIKRFEEETVLLNSQLEDAIRLKEIAEHQLEEALETLKNEREQKNNLRKELSQYISLNDNHISISVDGLKFAEDGSEPNNDDKMNGHIHGPLVKLNGDYRTPTLRKGESLNPVSDLFSELNISEIQKLKQQLMQVEREKAILLANLQESQTQLEHTKGALTEQHERVHRLTEHVNAMRGLQSSKELKAELDGEKGRDSGEEAHDYEVDINGLEILECKYRVAVTEVIDLKAEIKALKEKYNKSVENYTDEKAKYESKIQMYDEQVTSLEKTTKESGEKMAHMEKELQKMTSIANENHNTLNTAQDELVTFSEELAQLYHHVCLCNNETPNRVMLDYYRQSRVTRSGSLKGPDDPRGLLSPRLARRGVSSPVETRTSSEPVAKESTEASKEPSPTKTPTISPVITAPPSSPVLDTSDIRKEPMNIYNLNAIIRDQIKHLQKAVDRSLQLSRQRAAARELAPMIDKDKEALMEEILKLKSLLSTKREQIATLRAVLKANKQAQCLLMKSVNASEAPSI